From Echinicola soli, a single genomic window includes:
- the nrfH gene encoding cytochrome c nitrite reductase small subunit, producing the protein MGFWQTTKRTMFRWKLIPPHRWRKPAIVLVAAIVGLGIYVLKLSNAASYLSDDPQACVNCHLMTPQYITWTHSSHREVAHCNDCHVPHDNVFNKYFFKAKDGLYHASIFTLRKEPEVIRALAPSQAVIQSNCIRCHQDQITDAKMTATITNHQEMRTDRTCWECHRDVPHGKVKSLSSVGYQIEPIKEYAPKDLEVIPAWLKSSMQQQIDQHESNE; encoded by the coding sequence ATGGGTTTTTGGCAGACCACAAAACGGACCATGTTTCGGTGGAAGCTCATTCCACCGCATCGTTGGCGAAAACCGGCCATTGTGCTGGTAGCTGCCATCGTGGGGCTGGGAATCTATGTACTCAAGCTGAGCAATGCAGCCTCTTACCTTTCGGATGATCCCCAAGCCTGCGTCAATTGCCACCTGATGACACCTCAATACATCACTTGGACCCACAGCTCCCACCGGGAAGTGGCCCATTGTAATGATTGCCATGTGCCCCATGACAATGTCTTCAACAAGTACTTCTTCAAGGCCAAAGACGGGCTTTACCACGCGTCCATCTTTACACTAAGAAAGGAACCTGAGGTGATTAGGGCCTTGGCACCTTCTCAGGCCGTGATCCAAAGCAACTGCATCCGATGCCACCAAGACCAGATCACCGACGCTAAAATGACGGCCACCATCACAAATCACCAAGAAATGCGCACAGACCGCACTTGCTGGGAATGCCACAGGGATGTACCCCATGGCAAGGTAAAAAGCCTCTCTTCTGTGGGCTATCAAATCGAGCCCATCAAAGAATACGCTCCAAAAGACCTGGAGGTAATTCCTGCTTGGCTAAAATCCTCAATGCAACAACAAATCGATCAACACGAATCAAACGAATAA
- a CDS encoding BamA/TamA family outer membrane protein, whose translation MKKSLPLLLLLFFILIGYGPLFGQGGSTSKPAEKDSIKKMDFTLMPFLSYNRNLKLMFGAIPMMMYKLDPSDSISPKSLSGLSAIYTTNHSYFVAGFNRWYFKEDTWRASFFALTGDNNSQFYMDDIDAPGFYDYGTKTTIVSAGIQREIVNRLYGGLTYTYSHYDTQYEDDVQPPSTTKTNGLEINLLLDTRDAVYYPTKGRRTRLRWITYPEGLGNDIDANKILSEYNHYFSVHDDRDVFAARFAGKFGLGDIAFEQQVTLGGKDIRGYSQGKYRGDGLMALQGEYRYNFNHKMGLVGFAGMATIYGSDTESFNWKLYPGAGVGYRYRAFKTVKFNIGLDAAVGKDDWGVYFRIGESF comes from the coding sequence ATGAAAAAATCCTTGCCCCTATTGCTTCTACTATTTTTTATCCTGATTGGCTATGGTCCACTTTTCGGACAGGGAGGATCGACCTCCAAGCCCGCTGAGAAAGACAGCATCAAAAAGATGGATTTCACCTTGATGCCTTTTTTAAGTTATAACAGGAATTTGAAACTGATGTTTGGCGCCATCCCGATGATGATGTACAAGCTAGACCCAAGCGACAGCATCTCCCCAAAGTCGCTTTCAGGTCTATCGGCCATCTATACCACGAACCATTCCTATTTTGTGGCAGGATTTAACAGATGGTATTTTAAAGAAGATACATGGAGGGCCAGTTTTTTTGCTTTGACCGGAGATAACAACTCACAATTTTACATGGATGATATCGATGCGCCAGGGTTTTACGATTATGGCACCAAGACCACGATCGTGAGTGCGGGCATTCAAAGAGAAATTGTCAACAGGCTATATGGTGGCCTGACTTACACCTACTCCCACTATGACACCCAATACGAAGACGATGTACAACCTCCTTCTACCACCAAAACCAACGGACTCGAAATAAACCTCCTCCTCGACACCAGGGATGCTGTTTACTATCCCACGAAAGGCCGGAGGACACGGTTACGATGGATCACTTATCCTGAGGGACTGGGCAATGATATAGATGCCAATAAGATCCTATCAGAATACAACCATTACTTTTCTGTACATGATGACAGGGATGTTTTTGCCGCTCGATTTGCTGGGAAATTTGGCTTGGGAGATATTGCCTTTGAACAACAAGTGACGCTTGGCGGTAAAGATATCCGCGGCTATTCCCAGGGAAAATACCGTGGCGATGGGCTCATGGCACTCCAGGGAGAGTACAGGTATAATTTTAATCATAAAATGGGCTTGGTTGGCTTCGCGGGTATGGCTACCATTTATGGTTCGGACACCGAAAGCTTCAATTGGAAACTCTATCCTGGCGCAGGCGTAGGCTACCGTTACCGCGCCTTCAAAACCGTCAAGTTTAACATCGGTCTGGATGCGGCCGTAGGCAAGGACGACTGGGGAGTTTATTTCCGAATAGGAGAGTCTTTTTAA
- a CDS encoding PemB family protein produces the protein MKKYLCIWLLLFLPLLGWAQKAYAPLDFTDPVTFGGDHIIYQHERIVLGPKAFFVDGQLSDEEAGKWPFVFNSIQDAAAEVKDGSENSPMVLYIAPYVYWIDDPDDPEIRVPQDGRPVPYGMEIKCEWLRFFGLNKHPGNVILACNRGQTLGAKGNFTMFRFDGQGTSAENITFGNYCNVDLEFPLKPALNRTRRADAIVQAQLIHCNGDKIVARNTHFISRLNLCPFVGGKRVFFDQCHFESTDDALCGTAVYKNSSLDFYSSKPFYHTTGTGAVFLNCDIRSFTGGEQYFTKANGQIAVIDTRFKGPKMTALSWRDEPPASMKNYQHNVEVNNKPITISSNNPENTVILADKPLLNAYRIEISDDTLYNTYNLLKGDDNWDPEGIKESVKAAASSQMEDFTDIPVQLRISPPTNQLETKKDTAWLETSFFRFGNYPAATRPVQWQIPEEDKALVAITPYEDGNRVEIIPTNMTNTAQKVVLTAHTEAGLEAACELEILPAQLPPPRFSDLPKIHRTKDGYLSVDYSLKEGKLTDQSEISWYRSIDPNGTQAIKIAVSREGKPLRQYQLSASDIGRYITVGIAPKHLRSDAGPEERYSLKTPIEAADVKTDSHRLETDFSTLAVANQPEIIPGHWTFDTLQSSAYRPSFQPADAWIYGKGTGGSDGMVGLLQSARTGSMSYTPPMKMEADMVLNMVVSPHKTAGQGFSVAPLYMDVLIKYDAKTKTGYGLRIMRTTKFANSVDCFLIRYDHNQVTPLTEPVSTSCFRAPVYISLSVKENCLCATLSSGADYDPADYPVEVKDRVELSSNISPDPYGGFGLEYNGGSPTMINEVKLEWK, from the coding sequence ATGAAAAAGTACTTGTGCATTTGGCTGCTATTATTTTTACCACTATTGGGCTGGGCCCAAAAAGCTTATGCTCCTTTGGATTTCACTGACCCTGTCACTTTCGGCGGAGACCATATCATTTACCAACATGAGCGCATTGTGCTGGGACCAAAAGCCTTCTTTGTGGACGGCCAGCTCAGTGATGAAGAAGCAGGTAAATGGCCATTTGTGTTCAATTCCATCCAAGACGCTGCGGCAGAAGTTAAAGATGGCAGCGAAAATTCCCCCATGGTACTTTATATCGCTCCATATGTGTATTGGATAGATGATCCTGATGATCCTGAGATTAGGGTGCCGCAAGATGGCCGTCCCGTCCCTTATGGTATGGAAATCAAATGTGAATGGCTTCGGTTTTTTGGGCTGAACAAGCATCCTGGAAATGTTATTTTGGCCTGTAACCGTGGACAAACACTGGGTGCTAAAGGCAACTTTACCATGTTCCGTTTTGACGGCCAAGGGACTTCGGCCGAAAACATCACCTTTGGCAATTATTGCAATGTCGACCTGGAATTCCCCTTAAAACCAGCTCTCAATAGAACACGTCGCGCTGATGCCATTGTCCAAGCCCAGCTGATCCACTGTAATGGAGACAAGATCGTGGCCCGCAACACTCATTTTATCAGTCGCCTGAACCTTTGTCCCTTCGTGGGAGGAAAAAGAGTGTTCTTTGATCAATGTCACTTCGAATCCACTGATGACGCCCTCTGTGGTACTGCCGTTTACAAAAACAGCTCCTTGGATTTTTACAGCTCCAAGCCTTTTTACCATACCACCGGAACAGGTGCGGTATTTTTAAACTGTGACATCCGATCTTTTACGGGTGGTGAGCAGTATTTTACCAAAGCCAATGGCCAAATAGCCGTCATTGATACGCGATTTAAAGGCCCCAAAATGACCGCCCTCAGCTGGAGGGATGAGCCCCCTGCTTCCATGAAAAACTACCAGCACAATGTCGAAGTAAACAATAAACCGATAACGATCAGCAGCAACAACCCCGAAAACACCGTTATACTTGCCGACAAACCTTTACTGAATGCTTACCGGATTGAAATAAGCGACGACACCCTTTATAATACTTACAATCTCCTCAAAGGAGATGACAACTGGGATCCCGAGGGGATCAAGGAAAGCGTAAAAGCTGCTGCATCTTCCCAAATGGAGGACTTTACCGACATTCCCGTGCAGCTAAGGATAAGTCCACCCACCAACCAGCTAGAGACGAAAAAGGATACCGCTTGGCTCGAAACATCATTTTTCAGATTCGGGAACTATCCAGCAGCAACGCGACCTGTTCAGTGGCAAATCCCCGAAGAAGACAAGGCCTTGGTGGCCATCACACCCTATGAAGATGGAAACCGCGTAGAGATCATTCCCACCAACATGACCAATACCGCCCAAAAGGTGGTACTCACGGCACATACCGAAGCTGGACTGGAAGCCGCTTGTGAACTGGAAATCCTCCCAGCCCAACTACCTCCTCCCCGGTTTTCCGACCTTCCCAAAATTCACCGCACTAAAGATGGCTACCTCAGCGTGGATTATTCGCTTAAGGAAGGGAAACTTACCGATCAGTCCGAAATTTCGTGGTACCGCAGCATCGATCCAAATGGAACGCAAGCCATCAAAATCGCCGTCTCCAGGGAGGGCAAACCGCTTCGGCAATATCAACTTTCGGCAAGTGACATTGGTAGGTACATCACGGTGGGTATCGCCCCCAAACATCTTCGAAGTGATGCAGGGCCAGAAGAAAGGTATTCACTGAAAACACCCATCGAAGCAGCGGATGTAAAAACAGATAGCCACCGATTAGAAACAGACTTCAGTACATTGGCAGTAGCGAACCAGCCTGAGATAATCCCTGGTCATTGGACCTTTGACACCTTGCAATCTTCTGCCTACCGTCCGTCCTTTCAGCCCGCTGATGCTTGGATCTATGGTAAAGGAACTGGTGGATCAGATGGGATGGTGGGCCTGCTGCAATCCGCCAGAACGGGCTCGATGAGCTACACGCCCCCAATGAAAATGGAAGCGGATATGGTGCTCAATATGGTCGTTTCACCCCATAAAACGGCTGGCCAAGGCTTTAGCGTAGCTCCTCTCTATATGGATGTACTGATCAAATACGACGCCAAAACCAAAACCGGCTATGGCCTCCGGATCATGCGTACCACAAAATTTGCCAACTCGGTAGACTGTTTCCTGATACGGTATGATCATAATCAGGTCACGCCCCTTACTGAACCGGTATCGACGAGTTGCTTTCGCGCTCCGGTCTACATCTCACTTTCAGTAAAAGAAAATTGCCTCTGTGCCACGCTATCCAGCGGTGCTGACTACGATCCTGCTGACTATCCAGTAGAAGTAAAAGACCGAGTGGAGCTTTCCAGCAATATATCCCCTGATCCTTATGGTGGTTTTGGGCTGGAATATAACGGAGGCTCGCCCACCATGATCAATGAGGTAAAATTGGAATGGAAGTAG
- a CDS encoding MutS-related protein, producing MKLDLRTTNTTQELRTCKRKIASLALSRMILFLGIVALTIIGLTEIRWLLLFFFPLAGLFIYLILLFNLQKDRQAFLQAIANMENERQLRKERKLADFDGGESFKDKKHPFSNDLDLFGEHSLFQLLNHTIGDGGKKLLANWMKAPIDPEKAKKRYSAIKELALHTGFIRNFEATGKAFIKEEKSKKPFYAWLKTPSAWKSFYWFPLIGGPLGGLALLGGWLYLGWPLAYLLIWVLAGTALLGLIFRPLLVAFKNMPDEGDLKTYSIWARELEQLDFKDGYLKELQLPILEGEYRASDALRSLEQRSFMVQNRANMMYMIFDLLFWVDFGVLFSLEQWKKKHASKVERWEDIFQELQVLVSLAAFTHDEGLECPVIWSDKMVLKVADLKHPLLPQSVCVGNDFEVSSDQKTILLTGSNMSGKTTFMRTVGINMVLANLGLSPYATSYESGAFWLFTSMRNTDNLGESVSSFYAELARIKSLLDQAEKQYPVFYLLDEILKGTNTTDRVMGSEALIRQLAESHSKGIISTHDIELAELSDKIPGLVNYSFHSDIKDNEILFDYKIKNGPCPSFNAHKLMELMGIRF from the coding sequence ATGAAACTAGATCTTCGCACCACCAATACTACTCAAGAGCTACGGACCTGCAAGCGGAAAATCGCCAGTTTGGCACTGTCAAGGATGATCTTGTTTTTGGGCATCGTAGCACTGACCATCATCGGTCTCACAGAAATCAGGTGGTTATTGCTTTTCTTTTTCCCCTTAGCGGGGCTTTTTATTTACCTGATATTGCTTTTTAACCTTCAAAAGGACCGTCAGGCATTTTTGCAGGCGATCGCCAATATGGAAAATGAACGGCAATTGAGAAAGGAAAGGAAACTGGCTGACTTTGATGGAGGGGAATCCTTTAAGGATAAAAAACATCCTTTTTCCAACGACTTGGACTTATTTGGAGAACATTCCCTTTTTCAACTGCTGAATCACACCATCGGTGATGGCGGTAAGAAGTTGCTGGCAAATTGGATGAAGGCACCGATCGATCCTGAAAAAGCGAAGAAACGATATTCTGCAATAAAAGAGTTGGCACTTCATACGGGTTTTATCAGGAATTTTGAGGCAACGGGAAAGGCATTTATCAAGGAGGAAAAATCGAAGAAACCTTTTTATGCTTGGCTTAAGACGCCAAGTGCCTGGAAGTCGTTTTATTGGTTTCCCCTCATTGGCGGGCCTCTTGGTGGGCTTGCTTTGTTGGGTGGATGGCTTTATTTGGGGTGGCCTTTAGCTTACCTTTTGATCTGGGTGTTAGCAGGGACAGCTTTGTTGGGGTTGATTTTTCGGCCGTTACTTGTAGCCTTTAAAAATATGCCCGATGAGGGAGATTTAAAAACCTACAGCATCTGGGCCAGGGAACTGGAACAGCTGGATTTTAAAGATGGGTATCTGAAAGAACTTCAATTGCCCATTTTGGAAGGAGAATACCGTGCTTCTGACGCACTAAGGTCCCTAGAGCAGCGCAGCTTTATGGTGCAGAACCGCGCCAATATGATGTATATGATCTTTGATTTACTCTTTTGGGTAGATTTTGGGGTGCTGTTTTCATTGGAACAGTGGAAAAAGAAACATGCCAGCAAAGTCGAACGGTGGGAAGATATTTTTCAGGAATTGCAGGTCTTGGTGTCACTGGCAGCCTTTACGCATGATGAAGGCTTAGAGTGTCCGGTGATATGGTCTGATAAAATGGTGTTAAAAGTCGCTGACCTAAAGCATCCATTATTGCCACAATCGGTATGTGTTGGGAATGATTTTGAGGTCTCAAGCGATCAGAAAACCATTCTACTGACCGGTTCCAACATGTCGGGTAAGACCACATTTATGCGTACTGTAGGGATCAATATGGTGTTGGCCAACCTTGGACTGAGTCCCTATGCCACCTCCTATGAAAGTGGCGCTTTTTGGCTGTTTACCAGTATGCGCAATACCGATAACCTCGGAGAAAGCGTCAGTTCCTTTTATGCAGAACTGGCCAGAATCAAAAGCCTTTTGGATCAAGCGGAAAAGCAGTATCCAGTGTTTTATCTCCTTGATGAAATCCTTAAAGGAACCAATACTACCGATCGTGTGATGGGCAGTGAGGCGCTGATCAGGCAGCTAGCCGAGAGTCACAGTAAGGGCATCATCAGTACCCATGATATCGAATTAGCTGAATTATCTGACAAAATCCCTGGTTTAGTTAATTATAGTTTTCATAGCGATATAAAAGACAATGAAATCCTCTTTGATTATAAAATAAAAAATGGACCCTGTCCTAGTTTTAACGCTCATAAATTAATGGAATTGATGGGGATTCGCTTTTAA
- a CDS encoding lmo0937 family membrane protein — protein sequence MSSLLYLIALILIIGWIFGAFVYSVGGLIHILLVLAVIAILFRLIGGRAV from the coding sequence ATGAGCTCTTTATTATATTTGATCGCATTGATTCTAATTATAGGATGGATATTTGGTGCCTTCGTTTACAGTGTCGGAGGATTAATACATATTTTACTGGTACTTGCCGTTATTGCTATTTTGTTCCGACTAATTGGTGGTAGGGCAGTTTAG
- a CDS encoding 5-(carboxyamino)imidazole ribonucleotide synthase — protein MQDNYQQKILGIIGGGQLGRMVIQSAINYNIDIHILDPDENAPCRHICHDFSHGKLTDYDTVYAFGKGCDVITIEIENVNTEALEQLAKEGKKVFPQPEIIRLIQDKREQKQFYKENNIPTADFILTDSKADVLANADFLPAVNKLGKEGYDGRGVQVLKSEEDLDKAFEAPGLLEKLIDFDKEIAVIVSRNEHGELVAFPPVECAFHPTANLVEFLFAPAQISDEIGEEAIKVAKDVIIKLDMIGILAVEMFVTKSGEILVNEIAPRPHNSGHHTIEANFTSQFEQHLRAVMGMPLGNTGLRMPAAMVNLLGEDGFTGDAVVEGMDEAMKEKGIFIHLYGKKITKPFRKMGHVTILEENVEALKAKALKVKDSIKIKA, from the coding sequence GTGCAAGATAACTATCAGCAAAAGATACTAGGAATTATAGGTGGCGGTCAGCTGGGGAGAATGGTCATCCAATCCGCCATCAATTATAACATCGATATTCACATCCTAGATCCAGATGAAAATGCGCCCTGTAGACACATTTGTCATGATTTTAGTCATGGGAAATTGACAGACTATGATACGGTGTATGCATTTGGCAAGGGCTGTGATGTGATCACTATAGAGATTGAGAATGTAAATACCGAGGCATTGGAGCAGTTGGCAAAAGAGGGCAAGAAGGTCTTTCCCCAGCCTGAGATCATCCGATTGATCCAGGATAAGCGAGAGCAGAAGCAGTTTTATAAAGAAAACAATATTCCTACGGCTGATTTTATCCTGACCGATAGCAAAGCAGATGTATTGGCGAATGCGGATTTTTTACCGGCTGTCAATAAGCTGGGCAAGGAAGGCTATGATGGAAGAGGTGTCCAAGTGCTTAAATCCGAGGAGGACTTGGATAAGGCTTTCGAAGCCCCTGGTTTATTGGAGAAGTTGATCGATTTTGATAAGGAAATTGCCGTAATTGTTTCCAGGAATGAGCACGGGGAATTGGTGGCTTTTCCACCTGTAGAATGTGCCTTTCACCCCACCGCCAATTTGGTGGAGTTCTTATTTGCTCCTGCGCAGATATCTGATGAGATCGGTGAGGAAGCCATTAAAGTGGCCAAGGATGTCATTATCAAATTAGACATGATCGGGATCCTGGCGGTGGAGATGTTTGTGACCAAATCGGGGGAAATACTGGTCAATGAAATAGCACCAAGACCGCATAACAGTGGTCACCACACAATAGAAGCTAATTTCACTTCTCAGTTTGAGCAGCACCTAAGGGCCGTAATGGGAATGCCTCTGGGCAATACAGGACTTCGGATGCCAGCAGCCATGGTCAATCTTCTTGGTGAGGATGGGTTTACAGGTGATGCTGTGGTGGAAGGAATGGATGAGGCGATGAAGGAAAAAGGGATTTTCATCCACCTTTATGGCAAGAAAATCACCAAACCTTTCCGAAAAATGGGGCATGTGACTATTTTGGAAGAAAATGTGGAGGCTTTGAAAGCCAAAGCTCTTAAAGTCAAAGACAGCATAAAGATAAAAGCATAA
- the purE gene encoding 5-(carboxyamino)imidazole ribonucleotide mutase, whose amino-acid sequence MSKQVGIIMGSKSDLPIMSEAAKALEELGVNYELTIVSAHRTPRRMIDYAESARQRGIKVIIAGAGGAAHLPGMVASLTSLPVIGVPIKSSNSIDGWDSILSILQMPAGIPVATVALNGAKNAGILAASMVGAYDAKVAENMDNFKKELREKVEENARDVELKGWRDTLDD is encoded by the coding sequence ATGAGCAAACAGGTAGGAATCATCATGGGGAGCAAGTCCGATCTTCCCATCATGTCAGAAGCAGCGAAGGCGCTGGAAGAATTAGGCGTAAATTATGAACTTACCATTGTCTCGGCCCACCGTACTCCGAGAAGAATGATCGACTATGCTGAAAGTGCACGCCAGCGCGGCATAAAAGTGATCATCGCCGGTGCAGGAGGAGCAGCACACCTTCCCGGAATGGTGGCCTCACTTACCTCTCTGCCTGTCATCGGTGTACCGATCAAATCTTCCAATAGCATCGATGGTTGGGACAGTATCCTTTCTATCCTGCAGATGCCTGCCGGTATCCCTGTGGCCACAGTCGCTTTAAATGGGGCAAAGAATGCAGGAATTCTGGCCGCCTCTATGGTAGGAGCTTATGATGCTAAGGTAGCCGAAAATATGGATAACTTTAAGAAAGAATTACGCGAAAAGGTAGAGGAGAATGCGCGTGATGTGGAATTGAAGGGGTGGAGAGATACCTTGGATGATTGA
- a CDS encoding LuxR C-terminal-related transcriptional regulator has translation MERGISNLIDLWKEGYSEHIKRYQPYQAMQQIRHIASLFSPGDFFYFILNMHNLELEYVHPTVKNFMNVDPVHVTIRELLKCVEPQDLESVKRKEMVLQDFLEKFKDPYELPFYKILYMYRMKDRYGRYRTMLLQVNVLSVSDTGTIEHILSVHTDISYLGVTKSDHISFISLNGQKSYYNVNCEKGGFDEALFDIPFVGFGSDLTKREQEIIFYFSKGLGAKEIGEALNISEYTVRTHRKNILKKTKQTNMAQLVSLCVMEGLI, from the coding sequence ATGGAAAGAGGTATAAGTAATTTGATAGATTTGTGGAAGGAGGGATACTCGGAGCATATCAAGAGGTACCAGCCATATCAAGCGATGCAACAAATAAGGCATATTGCCTCACTGTTCAGTCCAGGAGATTTTTTCTACTTTATCTTAAATATGCATAACCTGGAGTTAGAGTACGTTCATCCCACGGTTAAAAATTTTATGAATGTCGACCCTGTTCACGTTACTATTCGTGAGCTGCTAAAATGTGTGGAGCCACAGGATCTGGAATCTGTCAAACGGAAGGAAATGGTGCTTCAGGATTTTCTGGAGAAATTTAAAGATCCATATGAGCTTCCTTTCTACAAAATTCTGTACATGTACAGGATGAAGGATCGATATGGCCGCTATCGCACAATGCTCCTTCAGGTCAATGTGCTTTCCGTGTCAGATACCGGAACCATAGAGCATATCCTCAGTGTCCACACGGATATTTCTTATCTTGGAGTCACTAAGAGTGATCACATTTCCTTTATCAGCCTCAATGGCCAAAAGTCATACTATAATGTGAATTGTGAAAAAGGGGGATTTGATGAGGCCCTTTTTGATATTCCTTTTGTTGGTTTTGGGTCGGATCTTACTAAAAGAGAACAGGAAATCATCTTTTATTTCTCAAAGGGTCTTGGTGCCAAGGAAATTGGTGAGGCTTTGAATATTTCAGAATATACCGTAAGGACACATCGGAAGAATATTTTAAAAAAGACCAAGCAAACCAATATGGCACAGTTGGTTTCATTGTGTGTCATGGAAGGGTTGATATAA
- a CDS encoding ion channel, with amino-acid sequence MFQIKNLPFLLERKKYEVLIFALIVHLYAGVFFENLNLYIIYFWPLSILFLGLSSVGVFREKGRWKIITKNTLLVVVIILPVSHPFLKDHVLFMQVLSLLYVSFFSLIFWEVMKFLIRPSYVNADIIFAAGCGYFLLVEISVFLLQFMYYNHPGSIANVDASKLASTYIDLVYFASVIQTSIGFGDITPSFHTTKLATSFLGVLSQLYNVLLVGILISKFSSRINSKS; translated from the coding sequence ATGTTTCAGATAAAGAATTTGCCGTTCCTTTTAGAAAGGAAAAAGTACGAGGTCTTGATATTTGCCCTGATTGTACATTTGTATGCGGGGGTGTTTTTTGAAAATTTAAATCTGTATATCATTTACTTTTGGCCCTTAAGTATTTTATTTCTAGGTCTTTCCAGTGTAGGGGTCTTTAGGGAAAAAGGAAGATGGAAGATCATTACTAAAAATACCTTGTTGGTAGTGGTGATCATATTGCCAGTTTCGCATCCTTTTTTAAAGGATCATGTTTTATTTATGCAGGTCCTCAGCTTACTATATGTGTCTTTTTTTTCATTGATCTTTTGGGAAGTGATGAAATTTTTGATACGCCCTAGCTACGTCAATGCAGACATAATTTTTGCGGCTGGGTGCGGTTACTTTTTATTGGTGGAGATCAGTGTCTTTCTGCTGCAGTTTATGTATTATAACCACCCGGGATCGATCGCCAATGTAGATGCGAGCAAGTTGGCCAGTACCTATATTGACTTGGTCTACTTTGCCAGCGTAATTCAGACCTCTATCGGTTTTGGAGACATCACACCGAGTTTTCATACCACTAAGCTGGCTACATCTTTTTTGGGAGTTCTGAGCCAATTGTATAATGTGCTATTGGTCGGGATTCTGATCAGCAAGTTCTCCTCGAGAATCAATTCCAAAAGTTGA
- a CDS encoding sensor histidine kinase, with translation MKLKFVLGIAVYSIFLNIYFSIPIRMEIASFVMEAYFVKVELITILLMLVAGILIHRHHMMFISFVNTAFIITSIVLFPGDYPVFKYLFYFVLITGTGLTGHMLKKTLTKLRENLEYANAEIARNNQKLVEINEQKDQLFRIIGHDIRTPFNQISMILSIMSKDLDKASFEEMKNIMETAVENGNRLLHDLMTWAKAQATDSRAVKEQVSLYPIIQKEVHFFEEQAKGKSIKINNQIMENIEIIADPNMTATIMRNFISNALKFSHRDSSIDIFMENNEEYSCIAVRDHGTGMKKDRLERLKFSEKNVVSNEGTEKEAGSGFGIRICQKLAEHQCGRVEITSKWGQGSTFSLILPNDPVSQDSQK, from the coding sequence ATGAAGCTAAAGTTTGTTTTGGGCATAGCGGTATATTCGATATTTTTAAATATCTATTTTTCGATTCCTATCCGGATGGAGATCGCTTCTTTTGTAATGGAAGCCTATTTTGTCAAAGTGGAACTGATTACGATCTTACTTATGCTAGTGGCGGGGATACTTATCCATCGCCACCATATGATGTTTATTTCGTTCGTTAACACCGCCTTTATTATCACTAGCATTGTACTCTTTCCAGGGGATTATCCGGTATTCAAGTATTTATTTTACTTCGTGTTGATAACTGGGACAGGTCTAACTGGCCATATGCTGAAAAAAACATTGACGAAATTGAGAGAGAATTTGGAATACGCCAATGCTGAAATAGCAAGGAATAACCAAAAGCTGGTTGAAATAAATGAGCAAAAAGACCAGCTGTTTCGGATTATAGGCCATGATATCAGGACGCCATTTAACCAGATCAGCATGATACTAAGTATAATGTCCAAGGATCTCGATAAGGCTAGCTTTGAAGAAATGAAAAATATCATGGAGACTGCCGTGGAGAATGGCAACCGTCTGCTCCATGACCTCATGACCTGGGCAAAAGCCCAGGCGACAGACTCCAGAGCGGTAAAGGAACAGGTCTCCCTATATCCAATCATTCAAAAGGAAGTCCACTTCTTTGAAGAACAGGCAAAAGGCAAGTCCATAAAAATCAATAATCAAATTATGGAGAATATAGAAATCATAGCGGATCCCAATATGACAGCCACGATCATGAGAAACTTTATTTCCAATGCCCTGAAATTTTCCCACCGCGATTCTTCAATCGATATTTTTATGGAAAATAATGAAGAATATAGCTGTATAGCTGTACGGGATCACGGTACAGGGATGAAGAAGGATAGATTGGAAAGGTTGAAATTTTCTGAGAAAAATGTGGTCTCCAATGAAGGCACAGAAAAGGAAGCAGGATCAGGTTTTGGTATCAGAATATGCCAAAAATTAGCCGAACATCAATGTGGAAGGGTAGAAATCACCAGTAAATGGGGGCAAGGAAGTACATTTAGCTTAATCCTGCCAAATGATCCAGTGTCGCAAGACTCCCAAAAGTGA